Below is a genomic region from Syntrophorhabdales bacterium.
GCTCGTAAAGGGCTGCGGGCTGATCCGGGTTCTCGCCGTACCGGACGCCCCGCTCCACGTCCGCCTTTTCATCTGCATCGTAGATGCTCCAGACCCTCTTCCGGTACTCGAGTACTTGCCCGCCCATGTCGATCTTGATGGTGTCGGGGAATTTGTCCTTGACTACTTTTTTGTACATGTCCTTAATGTTGTCCGCCATCTCTCCCTCCGGGATAAAAGTTTAAAGTGAGCAGTTCAAAACATTTATTGCCGAGTGTCCGCTCTCCACACTCGCCACGTTGCATTGTCTTCCACTGTTTGCTGCTCACTTTCTGGTCACTGTCTTCCACTGCTCACTGCTTACTGCTCACTTTCATTTTCTTACTTCACCGCTGCGAGCAGCGCTTGAGTCATCGACTCCACGTCCAGGCCTTCGGCCTTGAAGAGCTCTTCCGTCTCGCCTGATTTTCCGTACGCCTTTACGCCGAAGCTTTCCACTTTTCCTTTATACCCTTTTTGCAACAGGTAGTACGCGATCGGGGGCATGATGCCGGTCGCGGGATTGTGGTCTTCGTACGTGAAGATTCCCTTAACGCCGAGAAGCCCCTGCATTACCTGTTCATCGACTTCGTCGACGCAGGCCATGTTCACCACAGCCAGAGATACGCCCTCTTTTGCCAAATTTTCTCTTATTGCCAGCGCTTTCCCCAGCATACCTCCATACGTGATGACGGCAGCATCTTTACCGGTTCTGATCACATCCATTGTGCCGTACTTGAACTCGTATCCGTTTCCAAAAAAGGGCGCGCCCTTCTCACCGTGGATGATGGGCCATTTGCCTCTTCCTGTTCCGATGAAGAAGTTGCCGTTTGTGGAAGCGATGTATCTGGTAACCCGGTCCACCTGATTCGTGTCAGCAGGTATTATTGCCCTGAAGTTGTAAAGGTTGCGCGTAAGACCTATGTAGTCGATGCATTGGTGAGTCTTGCCGTCCTGTCCCACATCAAGACCCAGGTGCGTCCCCACCACTTTGAGATTAGTCTTGTTGATATCATTCAGCCTGTGCTGGTTATAGGTTTCATCCAGTGCAAACACGCCGAAGTCAGCGAAGAACGTTACCACTCCAGCGGCCGACAGGGCGCCGGCGATGGTAGCTGCATTATGCTCCTGCACGCCGCATTGAAAGAACTGGTCAGGCGAGCACTTGCAAAAATCGGACGTTTTCACAGAACTCGCAAGATCGCAGTCGAAGGCGGCGATGAGCTTACCTCCAGGGATATTCTTATCCGCCAGATCCTTGAGCGCCTTACCGAAAGCCGATCGGTTATCAAGCCCGTCTGCATCAGAGTAGGTAAAAGGAACACCTGTAATGAGGCTGCTCGCACCATCTCTTTCGCCGGCCTGAGGCTTCCATTGGGGCACTCCTTTACGTTTTTCCTTGTAGAGCGCAAAATCATCGTCTATTCCAAGAGCGACGAGAGCCTCAGGATATTCCTTGTCATTCAAGGCTCTGCCGTGGTATTCGGCCTTGCCTTCCATGAACGGGACACCCTTACCAATGACCGTATTCGCAAGGATGCACGTGGGGACTTGCGTCTGCCGCGCCTTGCGCAATGCCGCATACAGCTCGCCCGCGTCATGACCGTCCACTTCGAGAACATCCCATCCGTCGGCGAGGTAGTTCTCAATTATATTGACGGGCATCACATCATCCACGCACCCGCTGATCTGAATGCGGTTGTAATCGATCAGAACCGTGATGTTGTCAAGGCAGTACTTCTTCGCAAATCTTCTCGCCTCTGCGACTTGCCCTTTTGCCTGCTCTCCGTCGCTCATCAGCACGTAGACATGCCCGTCCTCTTTCTTCAGCTTGGAGCCGAGGGCGAAACCACACCCCGCGGAGAGGCCTTGACCAAGGTTTCCTGTTGACCAGTCAATGAACGGCAATCCCCGCACCACGTGCCCCTCAAACGGGCTGCCTGTTTTTCGAAAGAAAGCTATGACTTCATCGACCGGCAGATGGCCAAGCCTCGCAAGAGCGGCGTAGACGCCTGGTGACGTGTGACCATGGCTGACGATCACCCGATCCCTGATCGCGCCGCTGAGGTTTGCGTGAGAAAAAACAACCAAATACATGTCCAGCGAGGACATGGAGCCGCCGGGATGACCTGAGCCTGCCAATCGCGTCATTTTGACTATGTCGCCTTTCGCCAAGCGCGCAAGCTCTTTAAGCCGTCCTATCTCTTCATTCGTCAACGTTTCCTGATCAAATGCCATAACTAACTCCCTCCGTCCCTGATGAACTTTTGTTCCTGACCGAATGGCCGTTAATCTCGAATATCGAAAATTCTAATTACAAAACAATATTCAATCACCAAAATCCAAAACAACACCCTACTGTTTTGGTCATTTGAGATTGGCTGATTGTTTACGATTTAGACATTAGGATTTCGGATTTGCCCCCTATACCCTCGTCAACCGGCATCCTGGGTCACAGGACCGCTTACTTGCCCGCTTTGACGGCGGCCTGGTAAAAATCGCATTCCTTCTGCAGAAGGCACCGCGGACAATCCGGCTTGCGGGCGATACAAATATACCTGCCATGCAGGGTAATAAGCAAAGAAAAATCTGTCCACCAATCTTGAGGCACTATTCTCTTCAGATCTATTTCTATTTTGTCGGGTTCATGTTCTTTGGTGAGCCCTATTCTCTGCGATACACGTATCAGGTGCGTGTCCGCTATTATCGCGGGCTTGCCGAAGGCGAGACCTGCCACCATGTTGGCAGTCTTTCTGCCTATGCCTTTGATGGTAACGAGCGTCTCCACGTCTTCGGGTACGCGCCCGCCAAACCTTTTCTCTATGTCATCGGCAAAATTCTTGAGACTCCGGGCCTTGTTTCTGAAAAAGCCCGTCGGCTTCACGTCTTCCTCAAGCTCAGCATCAGATACTTTTGTGTAGTCCTTTGGCTTCCGGTACTTCTTGAAGAGAGACTCGGTCACCCTGTTGACACGCTCATCTGTGCACTGCGCCGCAAGAATCGCTGCAACCACCAGTTCCAGCGGGCTGGAAAAATTTAGCTCGGCTCTGGGCTTGCCATGCATCTTCTTTAATTTTTCGAAGATACCCTTAACATCCTTTTTCATGGCGCATCTCCCCGAAAATCTTTTTTACTTCTTCGGCTGTGCGTGTATTGAGTATGTCGCTTTTTTCCTGCCATCCTTTCCGGGCTATGTTGACCCCATAGTACATATCGTCAAGGCCGCTGGCCGAGTGGGCATCAGGATTAATGGCAATCATCACGCCATGCTCCTTAGCCATCCTCAAGTATCTCCAGTCGATGTCCAGACGGTAGGGACTTGCATTTAACTCGAGGATCACGTGATGCGCGGCCGCCGCCTCGATGATGTTCCTCATGTCGATGCGGTAGCCATCACGCGCGAGAAGAAGCCTTCCAGTTGGATGACCCAGCATGGTCGTGCAGGGATGCTTCATGGCCCTGATGATCCTTTTTTCCATGTCAGCCTGACTAAGGTTGAAGCTGGAGTGAACAGAGGCGATGACAAAATCAAAGCCCTTCAGCAGCTCATCATCATAGTCCAGGCTCCCGTCGAGCAGTATATCACTCTCTATACCTTTAAAGAGACAAAAATCTGGGTGCTCGCTATTAAAAACGGCTATCTCGTCCCACTGTTTTCTTATGGCATCACCCTTCAGTCCGCCTGCGTAATAGGCGCTCCTCGAGTGATCTGCAATGCCGAGGTAGGATAGCCCTCTCTTCTTTGCCGCCTCAACCAGCGCATCCAAGCTGTCCACTCCGTCGCTCATCTCCGTGTGTACGTGGAACGTGCCTCTCACATCGGCAGTGCTTATCAGTTGCGGGAGTGCACGGAGCTGCCCCGCTTCGATTTCACCCATGTCCTCCCGGAGTTCCGGAGGGATAAAAGGAAGGCCGAGAGCTTCGTAAACCTCTGCCTCGCTGCGCAGAGGCTCGGATCGGCTATCTGAGAAAAGGCCATACTCGTTGAGCTTGAGATCTCTCTTCTTTGCAATGCCCCGGAGCTTCACATTATGTTCTTTGCTCCCCG
It encodes:
- a CDS encoding transketolase encodes the protein MAFDQETLTNEEIGRLKELARLAKGDIVKMTRLAGSGHPGGSMSSLDMYLVVFSHANLSGAIRDRVIVSHGHTSPGVYAALARLGHLPVDEVIAFFRKTGSPFEGHVVRGLPFIDWSTGNLGQGLSAGCGFALGSKLKKEDGHVYVLMSDGEQAKGQVAEARRFAKKYCLDNITVLIDYNRIQISGCVDDVMPVNIIENYLADGWDVLEVDGHDAGELYAALRKARQTQVPTCILANTVIGKGVPFMEGKAEYHGRALNDKEYPEALVALGIDDDFALYKEKRKGVPQWKPQAGERDGASSLITGVPFTYSDADGLDNRSAFGKALKDLADKNIPGGKLIAAFDCDLASSVKTSDFCKCSPDQFFQCGVQEHNAATIAGALSAAGVVTFFADFGVFALDETYNQHRLNDINKTNLKVVGTHLGLDVGQDGKTHQCIDYIGLTRNLYNFRAIIPADTNQVDRVTRYIASTNGNFFIGTGRGKWPIIHGEKGAPFFGNGYEFKYGTMDVIRTGKDAAVITYGGMLGKALAIRENLAKEGVSLAVVNMACVDEVDEQVMQGLLGVKGIFTYEDHNPATGIMPPIAYYLLQKGYKGKVESFGVKAYGKSGETEELFKAEGLDVESMTQALLAAVK
- the nth gene encoding endonuclease III; translated protein: MKKDVKGIFEKLKKMHGKPRAELNFSSPLELVVAAILAAQCTDERVNRVTESLFKKYRKPKDYTKVSDAELEEDVKPTGFFRNKARSLKNFADDIEKRFGGRVPEDVETLVTIKGIGRKTANMVAGLAFGKPAIIADTHLIRVSQRIGLTKEHEPDKIEIDLKRIVPQDWWTDFSLLITLHGRYICIARKPDCPRCLLQKECDFYQAAVKAGK
- the polX gene encoding DNA polymerase/3'-5' exonuclease PolX, producing MAPRSIPALLEQIGNLLDLKGENAFKVRAYQNAARAVAEVDDLDEVIRTGRVREIKGIGDAIAKKLEEYVTTGTMTYYEELTKEVPVGLLELLEIPNLGPRKIKQLHDDLGITNVGELEYAAKENRLASLFGFGARTQEKILKGIEFVKKHKGEFLYAEVYPVALAIKESFHKIIEPEQVSLCGSIRRRKEIVRDIDILVAGEKVDELSAHFRSLPAVEDVIAEGETKTSVRLYQGIEADLRVVDAQSYPFALIYFTGSKEHNVKLRGIAKKRDLKLNEYGLFSDSRSEPLRSEAEVYEALGLPFIPPELREDMGEIEAGQLRALPQLISTADVRGTFHVHTEMSDGVDSLDALVEAAKKRGLSYLGIADHSRSAYYAGGLKGDAIRKQWDEIAVFNSEHPDFCLFKGIESDILLDGSLDYDDELLKGFDFVIASVHSSFNLSQADMEKRIIRAMKHPCTTMLGHPTGRLLLARDGYRIDMRNIIEAAAAHHVILELNASPYRLDIDWRYLRMAKEHGVMIAINPDAHSASGLDDMYYGVNIARKGWQEKSDILNTRTAEEVKKIFGEMRHEKGC